GGCGACGACGGCGCGTTGCAAAAGGGTTTGGCATGGGCCACCCCCCGCTTTTCGGACATGGGAGATGGGACGGTACGGGATACCCTGACCAGTCTGATCTGGATGAAAAATGCCAATTGTTGGGGTGACATGGCTTGGTTATCCGCCCTGGCCAAGGTTGCTGGTCTTAACGGTGGCACGGAAACCTGTTCCGGCTATACCGGGAACCAAACCGACTGGCGTCTGCCGAGTATCAAGGAACTTAGAAGCCTGATCGACTATGGTCATTTCAAACCGGCGTTGTCGGCTGGGTATCCGTTTTCGGGCGTCCAGACCAACTACTATTGGTCTGGATCCACGGTCGCGAGTGGCACGTCCGGCGCATGGGTCGTGAGCCTCGACAACGGCTACGTGAACGACAGCGACAAGACGTACAGTTTCTATGTCTGGCCTGTGCGAGGCGGACCATAGGGCCTTGGATACTTTGGGTGCTTTGCGAGGGGGGAGTGCAGAGGGGGGAGGCTTCCCCCCTCTGCCCGCCGCAGGCGGGATTCTTGTACATAAGAAAAGTAAAAATTCCCAGGACTGTCCCTTTCGTTTTATCCATCCGGCCAATTCCAAGCTCAGTACAAGGCTGATTTGACAAATTTCAGTAGACTGTGAGGGTGAAATCCTGGACAATCTGACCGTGGAATAGTTGTTTCACCGTGGCCGAATGACAGTCAAGATCGTTCATGATTTTGCAGTAATCTATCCACGAACTGATCAAAAATATTGAGGTAATAATGAAACCTGGGCGCATGATATTTTCCACATTATTTTTGCTGATATTTTTCACCGCTTCATCTCATGCTGGTGATGTCGGTATTGCATCTGACGGATCAATGACCTGGAAGGCTGGTATTGATGGGGTCGAGATCGAGTGGAATGCAGATGGTTCGGTCAAACGGTTGTACTCACGCTACAGCCATCCTGTTGAATTCGCTGACAGGCGTGGAATAATGACAGCGCAGACGATTGCAGAAGAAAAAGCAAAGGGAGCAATTGTAAGGTTTATGAATCAATCGGTGGGTTCCAACAGAATCGTCACCGAGGTAGAGAATGATATCAACAAGGCAACGCAAGAGCGTCAGTCGGGAGCAAACGCGACTGTCCGAAAGATGGATGAGCGTACCCTTATCTCCAATTTAACAGAAGTGACGACATCGTTTGCGGCTGGGAAGTTAAGCGGGGTGATTATCCTGGAACGTGGTTATGAAGAAAAGATGCAGGAGGCGTGGGTCGTTGTTGGGATAAGTCAGAAAACGATCAACTCAGCACGGTCTGTGAGTCAGATGACATCTGGTGGGGCAAGTGCGCCCCAGGTCGATCAACCCTCTGCCAAAAGATCAGAAAATGATCCAGGACACCAAGGATCTGAAATTCGGCGCACCAACCAGAAGGACTGGTAATGTTCATTGGCAGCATTGAAATGGGGATGCGATTTTTGATCTTGGTGCTGGTTGCCACTCAGATCGGTGTTTTTTCCATTCCAGCGTATGCACAAGAGTCCGCCACCTCCATAACCGTAACAGGTAACGGTGCGACTCTTGATGAAGCCAGGAATGATGCGATCAGACTTGCATTACAACAAACCATGTCCCAGCTTGTTGTTGTGGATCGTGCGATCAGCAACAACGCAGTTCTCCGGGACAAGGTTATGAGTACCATGAACGGATATATCGATGCGATCAAGGAGCGTAAAGTAGAGAAGACAACGACCGGTTTTTCATTCACAGCTGATATCTCAGTCTCAGCAAGCCGTATCACTAATTTCCTTGGCATAACGCTGGCGTAAAGGGTGAAGTGGCTGGAACTGAAATATTGTCTGAAGTGAACAGGAAGCTGGCTCAACAAGATGCAGAAAAACTCCAGGCTAGAGCACGGGGCGAGATATTTGACCGGATTTTTCATGGATATCCGGTGGATGCGTTGGATGTAAAATTAACCAAAATTGATATTTCAGAAACAGATCCAAATATTCTGGTCTTGAGTCTGCAACAATCTTTTAAAGATTCCTTTATTAAATCATTTGAAAGTACTGTGCGTGCCTTGAGTCTGTTTCAGTGCAAGGATAGGAAACGTACTTTGCCAACAACAGGCAGGTACGCCTCTGATGACGTAACACAGATTGCTGAAGAAACGTTATTCTTTCCGACCAAGTGTCGTGGCCCGCATCAGCTACAATTATCTGAAGTTTCTAAATTATTCGGGATGGTCTGTTTAGGCTTGCATGATGTTGTTCGATGCTATGGGTTGCCAAAAGTTGATTACTGTTCGTCATGCCCATTCAAAACCAAAGACCATGAATTTTCATTGAATAACGTCGTTGTCTTTGGAAGGTTTATCGATACAGCGTGGCAATCTGCGTTAATTAATTCTCAAAAATGCATGATTGGTGTAGCGTCACAACCGAGAAACATTTCAACAGATACTGCTTATGTACACTTTGATCTAGATTATAAAGCTTCGTATCTTTGCAATTGCACAGAAGAAGATGATAGGTTTTTCAAAGCAACCGAGAAAAACAAACCGAGGTTTATTGCTGCATTAGATTTTGACCCACGAACTCTATTGCTCAAGGTTAATCGCTCATCTATTGATCTGAAGAGAGCAAAATATTTAGTCACTGTTGCAGGGATGACATCTCAATCTTGGTCTGAAGAAGACATTATTAAGAACAAGAGATGGATTTTGAATCTTGTACCTGACGCATCACCTGAATCCAGTGACGGATGCGCTCTATTGGATGATGCTGTTCAGCGACAAATGAGTGGTGGGAATCCATGAGATATTTGAATTGATCCAACCTGCTCATTGATCAAATCGGTGCTATTTCACGTCTTGTCCCTCCCGATTGGTCCATCAGGCCAGATTTTGGACGCAATGGACGCCAGATTCGACAGATTTTGATGGACTGGAAAGGTGAAATCCTGGACAATCGGGGTATGGAGGAACCGATTCCGCGTGGCCCAACATCTCGGCATCAAGTTTCGGGCGTCGTGTTTACGGGTGGTTTGATGACGTGGGAATTGGGTGTCAGTGCTGACTTGAGGCCAACAGGGTATGGAAGATCAGAAAGAAAAGAACCGGTCCCAGTACGATACCACCCTGAAGGATTTGTTTGAAAAGCCGCCGCAACGTTTGTTGCAGATTCTGATCGGACGGGAGGCTGTAGAACTTCTGCCAGTGGAATTTGCTTCCACCCAAAAGCGTCTTCCCGATCTGCTGTTCTTGCTGAAGGATGATTCGATTTTTCATCTGGAGTTGCACGGCAGATCTGAGGCCATGGGCTGGCGCATGCTGATGTATTACTCGTTGATACGTCAGCGTTATCCGGGCAGAGTTCTGGTTCAGAAGGTGCTTTATGTCGGGCTGAAAGAGTGGCAGTCTGGATCGGCTATCGAAGAGCCGAATTTATCCTTCCGCTACGAGGTGGTTGACATCCGCAGCATTGATTGTCGGGAGCTGCTGGACAGCCCGTCCTTGGAGGAAAACATCCTGGCTATCCTTTGCCGGATCGACAACCAAAAAGATGTGATCCGGGAAATCTTGTATCGAATCAGTGAACTGCCGGTAAAAGCCAGGGCTGATGCCCTGACAAAGTTGGTCATCTTATCCAGGTTGCGCAGACTGGAAACGGTAGTCAAAACGGAGGCTGAAGAAATGTCACTGACCTTCAACGTTATGGAAAACGATGTGCTGCGGCCTTTGTTCGTACAGGCGCAGATGGATAGCGAAAGAAAAGAAGCGGCTAAAATCCTGACTCGTCAGTTGCAACGCCGCTTTGGCACCGTGCCCGATTGGGCCAGCGAAAAGATTGCCGGGGCAGACCTGTCTGCCTTGGAGGATTGGAGCCTTCGCATCTTCGATGCCCAGTCTTTGGATGAAGTTTTCTCGGATAAAGTGTGATGTGACCAAGGAGGTTTTCGGCGAATTCTTTCGGTAACCGGTCGATACCCAATGCGAACTTTTTCTTTCCGTGTGTATGGGTGTTCAAGAAAATATTTATTTTTTACAATCATATATTCACGTTTCCGACTCCAATTCGCCCACCGAAGCGGATTCGGAATTTCTCCATATTGCGTTGCAACCAAAACGGAGAATAGTTCGAAATAGGGTACACTCGCTCCACCATTAAAGTAATAAAAGGTTTTCTCCACGTAATTGCCGCCAACCCTGGCGGCTTTTGCGTTTTTGAAAACCACAATGTTTCCAATAGTTAGCAACGACGGTTTGGAAATGAATTTGGTCTGGTGTCGGACCCGCCGGAGTCGGAAGTTGCCTTTTTCTTCTCTCTCTGCCAATATTCTCCAAAAGCTCTGGACTCACCCCCTGGTGAGTCCGACAAAACCGGACTCACTTTTCCAGCGTAATATCAGAGATTAACATGAGTCGCTGATATTGGACTCGTTCGATAGTCAACTTGGTTGGCGGGAAAATGAAATGCCGTTCAAACCCGGCTCCGGTTGTGGTATCGCCTCCCGCGCAGAGAAGACCTATCTCATTGCGCACCAATCCGTGTTCTTCCTGCCGCCGTCGTAGGGCACAGCCAGTCCCGCCCCGATCAGCATCTCTCCCACGTCCATTCCGTCCGCCACCACTCTGGCCACAATGCGAAAGTACTTGTCCCGTCCGGTCTTCCGCAATGTGATGCACTTTGCGTTCTCCAGCAATTGGCGCACCCGCTCCCTGGCCTCCAGGGCCATCCGCTTTTCCTCCGGGCATTTGGCCCGGATCTCCGGCGTATCCACCCCTCGTACCCGCACCGGAATGCCCTCCCCGAACAGGGGATGAGTACCGGGGATATCGAAACGCAGGGTGTCGCCATCGTAGTTGCCGAGATAGATCACGCCTTCCAGATCGCCATAAGTCCGCCGTCCCTCCCAGGAGAGTGTTTCCGGAGATGGGAAAAACAGCAGTATTCCTATGATGATGAGAAAAACGGGGCGCATTCTGGACCATGCGTTTCGGCTTGGAAAGACGACGAGGCACGGTTCTGATACTAAGGACTCCTTAGTATCTTCGCAACAGACAAGCTAAGAGAATCTTAGTCCACGTCAATTTCATGGACATGGGCTGGGATGACCAAGACACCGATACCGAAACGACTCAAGGAGGCCAGAGACCGGGCGGACCTTTCCCAAACCGACCTGGGAATCGCCGCCGGGATGGACCCGTCCGGGGCAAGTGCCAGGATGAACCAGTATGAGCGGGACAAGCACGTCCCCGACTACCAGACCCTGAGGCGGATTGCCGCTGTTCTGGGGTGCCCCGTTCCCTACTTCTACGCCGAGGACGACACCCTCGCCGAGATCCTATTGCATCTGGGACGAATGGGCGACGCCGGGAAGGCGGCGTTGTTGGAGGCGTTGAAACGATCAGCCGTCGAGGGCGATATTTCCGGACCCTGATCTTGCTTCGCGACGAAGGGAGGCCATTACTTCCTCGATCTTTTCCAGTTCCTCGACGATCACCTGCATGACCATGAACAGGGAGGCGGCGGGAGGTTTGTCATCGGGATCTGGGCGGGCGGCGGTGCCGCATTCGGCGACCATCCGCGCCACGGCCAAGGCCTTGGAGAGGCTCAGGTTGATGGTGTCTACCTGTTGCAGGGTCAGAGAATGGGGGTCGTCCATGGTGGTGCTCCTGGGTGGGAGGTTGAGGAAACGACCGGATCATGGACCATTCTGGTTATTACTCAAGTAAATCAATAGGTTCGTAACTCGTCTCACCGAAAGCCCCACACCTCTCGCTGTTTCGGCCACTCCATGGGAAACGGCTTGGCCAGCTCCCGCCACGTCATGATGTCGGGCTGGCGGTCGTCGAGAATGGCCTCGATGATGTCTGGGGCCAGCAGCGTCAGGCGCAGCACCTTGGCCACGTAGCCCGGGTTTAACATTGGGGGGAGCCTGGGAGGGAAAAGCACACCACTTTTGGCGATGCTGAGTCATATAAGTATTTGAAATATATAAATATGCTATTTTCAGATTTTGAAATGTAGTGCCATACTTGAAGTTTTTGCACTTGTGCCCCACAGCATGCCGATGTATCATGGCCGCATGTACATCCGTCGAACAAAAACCCGAAATTCCTCGACCGGCGAATCCTACCATTCCCACAGGCTTGTCGAGTCCAGGCGGTTTGGCAAAAAGGTCAGACAGGTAACCCTGCTGAATCTGGGCCGCCACTTTTCCGTTGCTCAAGACCAATGGCCCACCTTGTGCGCGCGTATCGAACAACTGGTGAGCGCGCAAAGCTCGCTGTTGGATGTGGAGTGCTCCGTGAGTGTTGAACGGGAGGCGCAACGGATTGCCAGCCAGTTGCTGACCAGGCAGGCCGACCAGGAGACAGCCAGTCAGGGTCATGAAGAGAACAACGCCCACCGTCAAATAGGAAAGGATGATCTCTCCGGCGCTCGGTCCGTCATGGAGATCCCGGCTCAGGAAGAACCTGTCATTGTGGATTCTTTGGAGTCCGTCCGCCCCCGAACCGTTGGGGTTGAACATGTGGCCCTCAACGCCATGAACCAGGTTGGATTTATTGACCTTCTTGAAAAATCAGGCTTTACAGGTCCCCAGAGAATGGCCGCCGTGGGATCTATCATTGGGAGAATGGCTGATCCTGGCTCCGAGCGTGCCACGTATCGATGGCTTGGAACCAGAAGCGCTCTCGGGGAGTTGTTGGATATGGATTTCGAGGCCATGAGCATGATGCAACTTTATCGCGTTTCCGATCTTCTGATCAGAAATCAGGAGGCCATTGAGAAAGGCCTGTTTAATCAACTGAATGATTTGTTTGGCTTTTCATGTACTGTCACTTTGTATGATCTGACCAATACATTTCTGGAAGGCGAGGCGCAGGAGAATCCAAAAGCGCAGCTCGGCCATTCCAAGGAGAAGAGATCCGATTGTCCCTTGCTGACCATGGGGTTGGTAGTCGATGGCAGCGGCTTTGTGCGGCGCTCCAGGTATTTCGCTGGAAACGTTGCCGAAGCCGGAACCTTGGAGCAGATGCTCCAAGGACTGGCTGCTCCCAAGGGGGCCATGGTGGTGATGGATCGTGGCATTGCAACCGAAGCGAATCTTTCCTGGTTGCGCGATCAGGGATACCGTTATCTTGTGGTCAGCCGGGAACGAGGCCGGCAATTCGATTCCGAGGAAGCGATTTGCATCGAAACCGCATCCAAGGAATTGGTCTATATGCAAAAAGTCGTGGATTCCGATGGACGGGAAGTCCGGCTGTATTGCCGCTCGGAGCGCCGTGCCCGAAAGGAAGAAGGCATATCTCAGCGTTTTACCGAACGGTTTGAATCCGGTCTCCAGAAACTGTCCGATGGGTTGGCCAAACCGAAGACCACAAAATCCATCGACAAGATCTGGGAGCGCATAGGGCGGTTGAAGGAAAAATCGCGTGGTGTCGGTCAGCATTACCATATCGATGTCATTCCCAACGAGGATGGTCAAACGGCCAAAGCCATCTCCTGGGAACAAAAACCTGTCGAAGGTTCACAACTGACCCATCCAGGGGTGTATTGTCTGCGTAGCAATGAAATGACCTGGGATGAAAAGACTCTGTGGAAAACCTATATCATGCTCACCGATGTGGAAGCCGTGATCCGGTCCTGCAAATCCGAACTGGGTATGCGTCCGGTATTCCACAAAAAGGAAGAACGCAGCGATGGGCATCTGTTCATCACGGTTCTTGCTTACCAATTTGTCCAGATTATCCGCAGACAACTCAACGAAAATGGCATAAGCGGTCGCTGGGAAACCTTGCGCAGGATACTGTCGGGACAG
The DNA window shown above is from Magnetococcales bacterium and carries:
- a CDS encoding thermonuclease family protein — protein: MRPVFLIIIGILLFFPSPETLSWEGRRTYGDLEGVIYLGNYDGDTLRFDIPGTHPLFGEGIPVRVRGVDTPEIRAKCPEEKRMALEARERVRQLLENAKCITLRKTGRDKYFRIVARVVADGMDVGEMLIGAGLAVPYDGGRKNTDWCAMR
- a CDS encoding DUF4351 domain-containing protein, whose amino-acid sequence is MEDQKEKNRSQYDTTLKDLFEKPPQRLLQILIGREAVELLPVEFASTQKRLPDLLFLLKDDSIFHLELHGRSEAMGWRMLMYYSLIRQRYPGRVLVQKVLYVGLKEWQSGSAIEEPNLSFRYEVVDIRSIDCRELLDSPSLEENILAILCRIDNQKDVIREILYRISELPVKARADALTKLVILSRLRRLETVVKTEAEEMSLTFNVMENDVLRPLFVQAQMDSERKEAAKILTRQLQRRFGTVPDWASEKIAGADLSALEDWSLRIFDAQSLDEVFSDKV
- a CDS encoding IS1634 family transposase; translation: MSVEREAQRIASQLLTRQADQETASQGHEENNAHRQIGKDDLSGARSVMEIPAQEEPVIVDSLESVRPRTVGVEHVALNAMNQVGFIDLLEKSGFTGPQRMAAVGSIIGRMADPGSERATYRWLGTRSALGELLDMDFEAMSMMQLYRVSDLLIRNQEAIEKGLFNQLNDLFGFSCTVTLYDLTNTFLEGEAQENPKAQLGHSKEKRSDCPLLTMGLVVDGSGFVRRSRYFAGNVAEAGTLEQMLQGLAAPKGAMVVMDRGIATEANLSWLRDQGYRYLVVSRERGRQFDSEEAICIETASKELVYMQKVVDSDGREVRLYCRSERRARKEEGISQRFTERFESGLQKLSDGLAKPKTTKSIDKIWERIGRLKEKSRGVGQHYHIDVIPNEDGQTAKAISWEQKPVEGSQLTHPGVYCLRSNEMTWDEKTLWKTYIMLTDVEAVIRSCKSELGMRPVFHKKEERSDGHLFITVLAYQFVQIIRRQLNENGISGRWETLRRILSGQ
- a CDS encoding helix-turn-helix transcriptional regulator yields the protein MTKTPIPKRLKEARDRADLSQTDLGIAAGMDPSGASARMNQYERDKHVPDYQTLRRIAAVLGCPVPYFYAEDDTLAEILLHLGRMGDAGKAALLEALKRSAVEGDISGP
- a CDS encoding DUF1566 domain-containing protein; the protein is MRMFLDNGVAEWILAISLFFVFSSVHAAGAPPAPVPKTGQTTLYGAGDDGALQKGLAWATPRFSDMGDGTVRDTLTSLIWMKNANCWGDMAWLSALAKVAGLNGGTETCSGYTGNQTDWRLPSIKELRSLIDYGHFKPALSAGYPFSGVQTNYYWSGSTVASGTSGAWVVSLDNGYVNDSDKTYSFYVWPVRGGP